Within uncultured Methanoregula sp., the genomic segment CGATGCCAATTCCATCAATGAAATCCAGGTAAACCAGTCTGAGCCGGGGAAATATATCGGGCGTTATCCATATACGATTCTCTACCAGAACTGGGGCGGGATCTGCGGGGAGAAATCGTTTCTTCTTGCACTCATTTTAAAGGATCTCGGATATGAAGTCGCTTTGCTCCAATTCGACGATATACACCATATGGCCGTTGGTGTGAAAGTTCCTTCTGAATATGCCTATGGCAATACCGGATATGCCCTGATTGAAAGTACTGCTCCGGAAATTCCAGCCTGTTACGAATATTCCGTTGATGGATATAAGACAAGGATGTCCACATTGAGTCCATCAAAAATTATTAAAATATCTGATGGAAAGGCATTCAATTCGATAAGCAGGGAATTTGCCGATGCCCGGGTTCAAAGTACAATCGACCTGGCATGGATGGAAGTGATAACTGCCAATAACAACGTAACTGCTGACATAAAAAAATTAAACGAGTTGAAGTCTGTGGCAGAATACTGGCATGGTCAATTACACTACGATGGGAGAGGCAATCTCATTTATGACGACAATTATCAGAAATTTGTCTTGGCTTCAGGGGAATACAATGCATATTATGAAGATCATTATTTACCGGATTACAAGAGGCTGGAGACGCTCTATGAAAAATTCCAGGATATCTATCTGCCCAAACAAAAGCTGCTCAATGAAAAGTACGGATTAACTGCAGGATACAATGTCGGTTTATGAGAACGTGAGATCAATTAAAAGTCCATGAATCTTGTACTCACGATGAATTTTCGTTCGAAATGATACACAGATATTTTTATTCTCACTATTTTTCCCCGTTAAAGAAACACAAATCCGGTGAAGTGGCCACGCAAGAAACGCCGGGGGGCCTGCCCCCCTTTGGGGAGGAACCGGTCGATCCTATCCCGGCAATCCGGGTCTGTCGGCAGATCCGGGAACGAACGACCGGTTCCCGGATCCGGTCACTTCATCTTCCGGAAGAGATACGCCCCGGCAATGGTCGATGCAATACAGAATCCGCCGATCACGGCAAGGCAGATCACGGGGTGGATCTGCGACACCCCCGTCAGCCCGTACCGCATGCCTTCCACCCCGTAGGTCAGCGGATCGATGAGCGTGAGAGGGGCTGCCCACGAGGGCAGCGAGCTGATGGGGAAGATCGCTCCCGACAACCCGAAGATGGGGAGCATGACAAAGTTCATGATCAGCTGGAAGCCGGTCGTGTCCTCCATGCGGGAGGCGATCGCAATACCGAATGCCGTAAACCCGATGCCGGTGAGCGCCATGAAAAACAGGGTCACCACGATACCGGCCGGGGTGTGGATTTGGAGGCCGAGGAGGAGCAGGGCCGGGATGAGGATGCAGCACCCCTGCAGGACCGCGTTCGTTGCTCCGCCGGCGGTCTGCCCCGCCATGATCTCCAGCCGCGTTACCGGGGCAACAAGGATTGCTTTCAGGACTCCGAACTTCCGGTCCCAGAGGATCTGGACCCCGGATCCCACGGCGGTGAACATGACGCTCATGGTCACCATCCCCGGGACGAGGAAGAGGAGATAGTCGCCGCCAAGGCCCGGGATGGTCACGACATTGTTCAGCCCGATACCGAGAAAGAGAAGGACAAAAAACGGCATCAGGACGCTGCCGATAACACCGCTCCGCGAGCGGAAGAACCGCTTCATGGACCGGAGCCAGATGGCGTACACGATATTCATGGTATCAGTGCCCCTCCCCCTGCCCGGATTCAGACAGGGGGTCAGGGTTTTTCAACAGCAATACCCGATGCGTGCACAGCGCACGCGATTATCACAGATCCAACAGTACCAGTGGCACATAGTATCAGGATATCGTTCCATGGCTCAATATATCTGGCGATGAATGAAAAAAAAATTGCAGTTATTTTTCCGCTGTTCTGCGAACGCTATCTGAAAACCGGATCGTATGCCGGACTTCTGATCGGTCGCAGATGATCCTTGCCGCAACCAGGCCCAACTCCATAAAAAGAAAGATCCGGCTCGCATTATTCGATCTGGGCATTGGCAGAAGAGCTGCCGGTTTTCCCTTTGTCTTCTGGCTGAATAAGAAAAAATGAGATGGATAACGTGCCGGAGTCCATTACCCGGCAACAGTCATCCCGGCTCAAGTCTGGCGGGGATATCCGCATCACCGATGGTGTGCTGACAGCCACTGACGAATGCTAATGTTAAATTACCATGTGATACGAAAATTACTACCAATGAAGTTAACCGGGCTGTTTGCAATCATTTTTTTCTTTGCCATTCTCCTTCTTTCCGGCTGTGTCCAGGTCATCATCAACCCCCCCCAGATGCCCGGAGCCGCAACTCCCGGTATCACGACAACCCCAACAACCACCCCAACGATACCAACTCCTGAAGAAACCCCGACCCCGACACCCTCGCTGACCCCTGCTTCTGCAGGGAACGATGTTAGTGATCCCGGAACGGGATTTATCGTGCCGGTCGGTGACCTCACGCGCAAAGGGTACCGGACCTTTACGTTCTCTTACGCTCCCGAGGGTTACCCCCGGGAGTATACCGTACGGGTACCGGTCAACATGTCTGTCCTGTACGGTGCCCGGGAATCGCAGGTGAGACAGCCGGTAAATTCCGAGGACCCGGTTGCTATACGACGTTATGTCAACACCTTCGAAAGAGATCCCTCCCAGGATGAGCTGTACACAAGTGTCCTCACCCAGCTGCGGAATGCCCGGTATCATGGCGGGGAATACCTGACTGACGATCAGTACCTGGAGTTGATCGTGGCCTTTGTACAGCAAATCCCATACGTGGAAAATTCCGGGAGCAAACGAAAGTATCCTGTCGAAGTTATCTACGATAAGGCCGGGGATACGGATGAAAAGAGCCTGCTTCTGGCAAACCTGCTCGCAAAGGAGAACTACGATGTTGCCCTGCTCTACTTTGAAGACAATCAGCTCGAGGAAGTGGGTATCCGCATCAACGAAGAAGTTCCTGACTCCAATATCAATGTCTTCTCCAACAGCAGGAAGGAATATGTCTATGTCGAGGCTGCATCATCGGGGCTGAACTTCATCGGAAACACACCTTCCTATCTGAAGACCGCCAACAACCCGTGGGTCAGTTCTGTTGGAAACGGGACGAAGGGGTACGGCCAGATCAACTATAACTGGAAGATCGTCACTGACCTGAACCGTCTCATTGACCTGAAGGAAGAAACCGAACTGTCCCTCAGGCAGAACCCGAAGGTTAATTCGTGGGATCGCATCGGCACCTGCATGTGGATCAAAAACTCCAAGGAGCTCCAGAATACCACCTGTTATTGCTGCGATACGTGAGAAGGCCAAAAAAGTCCCCGATCTTACCATTTCGGGAGTTGTCCGGGAAGGATCGATCTCTTGGACTGCCTTCCCGTGGCGGCTCAATGAGCGGTAACGTATGGATCGTGCGTGTTACCGCTCAGGCAATCGACTGGCGGTTCAGATCAAGTCCCTTATTTTCGGGGTCACGCGACAGTGACTGCACCCGAATCAAAAACCATTGCCTCTCATTTTTGGGGAGGGCTTCAAATCCATTGAGGGCTGGTTGTGCCGGCACTTGTGTGGTCATAGATAGTTCTCCTGCCCATATCCTGTGGGCCTTATGACGTCCTTGATTTCCCCGGATTATAAACTGCAGGAAGTTGGAAAAAAAAGAGGAAAAATTTTCCAGTCAACAGAATCCCCGGCCAGCCCGGCAAAAAATTTTCGGGATGGGGCGGCGGGTAAGGATGACCTGCTGCCACACACGACGGGGAGCTCTTCCGGTGGAGAGAGTGCCGGGAAATCCTGCAACGGTGTTAGAATTTTGTCGCTAATAAAAAATTCACACATGTAGAGAGTTATACGCACTCAAAAATTCTGAACAGGTCAAAAATTTAATTTTTACCAATAAAAAAAATGGATTAATCATGTTCAAAAAACCAAAAAAAAACTTTTGGTTCCTGATAGAAAACGTGAGTGAAAACCTGCTGACATGGAAATTTCTCCCAGATATCAGAGAAGAATTAAACCAAGGACATGAGGTTCATACCAAACGAACATACAATCATTGTCATGAATCATGCATTGTGCAAAAAAATTTTCACTCACCGTCAATTTCATTCTGCTGCAAGCCAACCAGTCAGCTAAGTAAATGCTGCAGCTGCTGAGCACGGTGGATCTTCCTGAATTACCGGGCCTCACACGCAATGGCTGTGCGAGAATCCAAAACACGGGTGATCAGGCCCCAATCCATTGACCCATGACACGCAGATTCAATTCTTTCATAATCGTATCTCTGGTGATAATCCTTTTTCTGGTAACCGCAGGTTGCATGACGAATTTTGGTTTTCAGGAAAAGAATTCCACTCAGGTAACTTCTGCACCATATAATGCGGATAATTCCTCAAAAGTAATCGCAATCGCAACCAGCATGACCCATAATCTTGCGCTCCGGGCCAACGGGACAATACTGGCGTGGACTGAAGGGCGCAGCGGTTCCGACTGGGGCGAATATGACATTCCCAAAAATCTTACGAATGTAACTGCCATCGGGGCCGGTGAAGGTTTCAGTGTTGCATTAACAAATGAAGGAAATGTGGTTGTATGGGGGTGCAACTGGGGCCCTCCCCCGCAAAAAGCACCCCCGGACGATTTTCACGTTTGTGACAAGGGTGGCATCAATTGCCCGTGCAAAGTGCCCGCAAATCTCACGCATGTGAAATCGATATCAGTTGGACGGAGACATATCCTCGCCCTGAAGGATGACGGGACCATTGCAGCATGGGGAGAAAATGCTTCCCGCCAGTGCAGGGTCCCGGTGGGCCTGAAAAATGCCACTGCGGTCTCTGCCGGGGGCTACATGAGTATGGCACTCAGGGAGGATGGAACCGTTGCAGCATGGGGATGGTACAACGGGCACGTCCCAAAGGGCACGTACAAAGGTATCGTATCGGGATATGACTATGGACTCCTCCTGGAACATAACGGATCGGTCAGGATGTTCACGGGCGCCGAGGAATTTGAATCTCCGTATAATTCAGCCTATCTCTCGGGTCTGACAAATGTTACCGCAGTATCTGACTACGACAGAAGATCGTTCCTGGCACTGCGGGATAACGGGACCGTGATCTACCGGGGAAGAACAAAATCCTCCGCATTGCTGGAAAATGTTACCGGACTCCACAATATCACGGCAATCGCCGCCCAAGGAGAAGACATTCTTGCCCTGAAAGATGACGGCACGGTCATAAACTGGGGATTCTGCAGTTCCAATCACGGTCCCTGCGACTTGTCTGGATTTAGTGTAAAAAAATTCTGAATTTTATCAGGTTTTGAATTGTTTACAGATCCGCCCCACCCATCCGGGCCCGTTACAGGCTCTGTTTCCCCATTTTTTCTGAAAATACAGGACAGTTTCACAAAAATGCAGGAGTGTTCCCCACAAAATGCTCCATTTTTTGATATTTCACGTCGAAGAACCATTTCCGGAAAACAGGACAATATGGGACAATTGGGAAGGCGAAGGAGGTTCTATCTTGTGTTCCCCACGTGGGGTGAGGGGGAGGGCCTGTTTTGGGGATCGGGATTTGGAGCACAGGGCCTGCCCCCCCACCCCCCTGCCCCCCCTGCCAAACATTTTCGGCCAGGGGGGTACCCCCCCCTCCCTGATCAACGTGACGGGGGGGCCACCCCCCCTCCGAATCCGGGAAATCCCGCGACCAACTCATTTCTGATAACCCCACCCTCCGCAGTCCAACCGGCGATAATTCCACGCGAAGCGCCGGGCCCTCGCGTGAAAATTCCGGGGCGCTACTTACCTTTGAGGAGGGGGGGTGAGGGGGTACCCCCCCTGGTTGGTCTGAGGTGGGTGGGGGGTAGGGGGGGACTAAGGTGGGAACTTGCCGGAAAATCCTTCATGTGGAGGTTTGCCCAGCGGGGATTTGGGGGGGGGCGAGCGGGAAACGACCAGGAGGTATCATTTTTTGAGCCTCCGTCGGAGAAGGTATCGACAAGGGGGTTCCACCCATCCGGACCCGTTACGGGCTCCGTTTCCCCATTTTTTCTGAAAATACAGGATAGTTTCGCGAAAATGCAGGAGTGTTTCTAGCAGGATACACCATTTTTCCTGAAATTTCACGTCGAAGAGCCATTTCCAGGAAACAGGACAATATGGGACAGTTAGGAAAACGGAGGAGGTTCTGCCTTATATTCCCCATGTGGGGTGAAAAGAAGGCCTGTTTTGGGGATCGGGAATCGGGCTGCCGGGATCGGGGAGTCCCGGGGGGCACATCCTCCCTCGATCGAGGTCCACCGTCGGAGACTCCCTGGCCGGAAACGTGTCCCGCCACAAAGACCATGTCTGTTTCGCAAAAAAGCGTGTCAGTTACCATGTCAGTTTTGGGGGGTTTTGCCGGTTTTATGTCGTGAAAGGACCGTGTCAGTTACCATGTTACTATGGGTCAATTGGGGCGGGCGATCGTCTCTCCATTCTGGGGGCCGTGAGGCGAAATGAAAGGAGGGGCGGTTTTGGGAAAGTAGTGGATAGGGATCTCCTCCTACAATCACGATTCTCTGTAGGAGAGGGCCGGCTAATTCATGCCAGAAACCATCAGGATATGTCAGCCTCCGCAATCATCGCGGAAGCCTCTTCCCTATCGATCTCCGGATGATTCCGAAGGAAATCGACGATTGCTTTCCTGCGGCTCTCCCGCGATGCGTGCTGTGCGCTGATATGGATCAGTTCAATGGAATGTTTCAGTTCCATACCTATCGATCCTATCTGCAATGCCGGAATAGTTATTGTTTCCCGACGGAGAGCACTAGAGATCTATTGTCAGCCCAATATCCAGCAAGGACATTCCTCTGCTGTAGCCCCTGTTCCGGAGATCGCTGGAGAATCTCCTGCCCGTGCCGGCGGAGCGATTGCCGGACCAAGATGAATTATTCCATTCTTGTGCAGGTCCCATCATTCCAGAAAATTTCTACATGACTGATGACATTATCTTCTGAAAACCCGGATGAAGCAGCTGCATAACAATGTCCAATAATAACATCCTGTTCTTCGGCATTCTGCGGTTCAAAAAACTTTAATCCGTAATCGGTTTCAAAAGCAACAATTGCATGCCCTACGGGGCTATCCTTAAAATTAATTACCACATAACCGCATCTGATTCCATAGTGACTGGCAGCCTCCTGCACTTCTTTGGCAAAATGCCTGCATTCGTGTTTTTCTTTCTCGTACTTTTTATTGATACAATAAATCTGGTCAGCTAAAAACATTTTAACGCCAAGTAACAAGGGATCGCTCATCCCTTCCGATGACCCGGCCTGTCTTCTCCCAAACGCGATAAGGGAATCCGGTTTTAACGGTACTTCCCGAATTATTACGAAATTACCGGCATCGATTTCCAGACTCCCGGTATATTCCGTTGGGGTTGGGTTCTGCTTAGCGGATTCACGTTCCCTGAATTTCCGAAGATTCTCATGTAATTCCTTCAAATCAAAACCCGCATTGTCCCCGTTATCCTTGTTTCTGAAAATAAAGCAGCGGACTTTATCCAGAATACCCATGTTCAGTAGGTATCGACAGGGAGTATAAAAAAAGACTGGTATTTCCTCATATCAACGGCTCGATTGCGATTTTACAAAGGAGAGAAGTGGACCGGGGTTGTGAGGGGGGTTCCATTCGGCCAGCGGGCAGAGAGGTTAGAGTTGAAAGATTTTGTTTTGATTTGGATTTTAACTGGGTTATCATGATCTTGATTATCACCATATCTTTAATGCAGGAATGAAAACAATAAACTGAACACAGGCTTTATAAAATGAAGGACAATCCATCCTACGGTGAGCTCAAGAAATACTGTGAAATAATATTCAGACGTATGCCCTAAAATCTTATTTAGAATATAATCTGTAATCGATTTAAGAAGCTCAGCTATAACATGGAGTATACCATGTTCTGCAACCCGAACCACAGCAGATTTCGGTTCATTTGAATTATGTCCGCTATCAGGTTTTTTGAAGATTCGTATAGTACCGACAACTAGACAGAGAAACATTGCTCCTAAAACAAGATTTCGTAAGAAAGAAAAATACGGGTCATCATCCCCAGTCAATCCCTCGGGAACTATTGATCCTTGTTGGTTCACTGAATTTGACGAGTATGATGCATAAGTACTGCTGATAGTAAATGTTGGACGCTGTTGAAAAGAGGGCGCTGAATACCCAGCTTTGCTATATGAATTTGCTGCCTCATCAATCCGGTCTAAAGCTGTAAAGGCGTCTCCCTGCAATTTCCATAATTGTCGGTCCTGATCTCCACATGAAGTGAATGCGCTACGACTCCGTGTTAACCCCGAATTCGCTTGATTCAATCGCAAATAGATATCAATAATTTTCTTTTCACAATAGCATCTCTTGTAATCGAGATCGGACGCGGTCATATATGCCGCTAGGGCCTTTGTATACGCTCCGGATGAATAGAATCTCTCGGCAGCGCTGAATTGTTGTATCGCAGCTTGCTTATTGTCACTGCACGAATTTCCGCTACATGAATACGATCCCGCATATACTCCTGGGATCAGAAGAAGACCGCAGAGAAGAAAAACAAAAAGAAATCTGCGAATCATCTTATAATATAGATGATTTCATTTCTCCATTGGTTTATAGATACTTATTTGATTTTTAGTATTTTTTGGGAAACCCCCCGGAAACTCACTTTCGGAAAAGGGATCACTGATAAAACCTCTTCCTAACCAAGGAATTACTCTCCTGGGTTTTCTCATTACCACTCCCCCTTTTCCCCAAATCCTCTGGCAGGGGGGTGAGGGGGTACCCCCCCAGGTCGATCTGAGGTGGGTGGGGGGCCGGGGAGTCCCGGGGGGCACATCCTCCCACGATCGAGATCCACCGTCGGAGACTCCCTGGCCGGAAACGTATCCCGCCCCAAAAACCATGTCTGTTTCGCAAAAAAGCGTGTCAGTTACCATGTCAGTATTTTGGGGTTTTGCCAATTTTACGTCGTGAAAGGACCATGTCAGTTACCATGTGACTAGGGGTCAATTGGGGCGGGCGATCGTTTCTCCATTCTGGGGAACGTGAGGCGAAATGAACAGAGGGGCGGTTTGGGGGGTCGGATTTTTAGATCAAATAATGGACCTACCCCCTCCCCCCCTGCCAAACATTTTCAGCCAGGGGGGTACCCCCCCACCGCGATCCGATCGACCGGGGGGTCGGGGGGGTAGCTGATCGTGGACGGGGTGCGGGGCTACGGCGTAGGTCTGAGGGAATCGGTGCCGGGAAATTGGAGAGGCCGACGAGGCGGTGTGAGGATCGCGGAGCGGAACCAGATGATGAAGGAGGAAAGTTAACAATACTGCCTCCGTTGGAGAGTTCCGCATCTTGGGGAGGGGGGAGGGTCTTAAAAAAACAGGCAATTGAGGAATAAAATGGTGCGGTTATCCCACCCATTCAAAGATTTGCCCATCATGTGCATCAACCCAGACGATCCCCCCGCGGTTGGCTTTGCCGTACGCTTCAAAGTACCAGACCAGATGTTGTTCATTATCTTTGGGAATTGTGATCCATAATCCGCGTTTTGTAACCGGTCTCATGTCGCTCACACCTCTCATCACATATATCCCCTGTGCTAGATCCCATGCATGGTCTTCAGTAAGATCCGGCTGAAGGTTCAGCGACATATTGAGTGGAATCAGCCGTTCGCGGTAAAGGGAAAGGGAACCTGATCCGGTAATACAGACATTCGTACTATTCAATCCGGTAATTTGATAATAACCGGGAATGGTATTATTGGGGTAATAAAGTGCCTCACGCCATACGAAGTCATAGCCATATGTCGGATTCAGATCTTTATACGTATTTAGAACACCCCTCTGATCCGTTATAACCCAGAAACCTGGATTTTTTTCACGGGCATAAGAATTTGCAATTGCATATGCTTTTTCTAAATCAATATTTACCATTGAAGGAGATGCGGGATCTGCAAAATGAATATTTTGTATCTCATGGGTTACTGAATTGACTTGGAATATACCCGAATCTGAAATGAATTCATAGAGTGTAGCGGAATTAGTATCGGTTAAGGTGCGGTTATAGATGAGTGACGTTTTGTTACTTCCAAACTGTGAAAGAATCATAATTTTTGCTTCATCTTGCGTCAAATTCGGGTTTTTCATGCTTTGAACCGTGGGCTCATTTGTGGCAGGTTGCAATGTTAGTTGTTCCGAATTTCCATGAAGACACCCTGCAATAACGAGGAAAATACAGATAAATAAAGATATAATCAGTATCAATTTCAATTGGATGCACCTCCTATCCGACTATTAATCCACAGAGTGATCGTTTCAAAAATGAGAGTGGTGAAGGAAACATAATTAGTCAACCCACTCAAAAATCTGTCCATCGTGGGCATCTACCCAGACAATTCCACCACGGTTCGCCCGACCATATGCTTCAAAATACCAAACCAGGTGTTGTTCATCATTATGGGGTGTGACAACCCACAATCCGTTCTGTGTGATGTTCTTTAATTCCTGAATTTTTTTTGCATGGTAAACCTCTCTTGCAGCGGTTAACGCTTGCTCTTTGGTCAGGATTGGTTTCAAACTGAGGGTTGGATCGAGGGGTATTTTTCGCTGACTATATTCTTCAACCCCACCTGTTGCATTTAGAACAATTCTCACACTGCTTGGCCCAGTTATGGTACTGTATTCAGTCGCATTGACATTCGGATAGTAAAGGGTGTCTCTCCAGACAAAATTATAATCATAATAATCACCATGGTTAATTTCTTCGTTAAAGGTATTTATTACACCGACTTGATTGGAAGTCCGCCAAAGATCAGGATAATTTTGCATTGCATAAGATTGGGCAATAGTATATGCGGATTCTAATCCGATTCTTTCAGTAGTGGGAGGAATTGACTTTTGATTATTAGAGGTAGATTGTCCCGGACGGGAATTCAGATTAAAATTGCATGCGGATCCTCCCCGTGTTTCATGTAAACTGTAACGACAACGTTGATCTGATGTTGAGGGACAGAGTGGTTCATTTTCCAGTGCAGCTACTGCATCACTATGAGCTTGATTGTAATTTTTTCCATCCTTGAGTTTATCCCAAAAAGTTTGTCCATAGGTTATCGCTGGTTGCGCTCTGACAACGGTCTGTTGGAAGCCAAATACACAATCAGCACCTTCATCATAAGCTTCCTCGACCAAATTACCCCAGTTAGTATTTGTAGCACCAGATTCGCAGCACTGGAATGAGACAAATCTTGCATAAGATAAACCTAATCCATCCAATTGTCTGCCCACTTGATTTTTTGCAGAAAAATTGGTAAAATACTTATCTCCGTCCCCTTCCGAGTACATTACCCCGGGTTCACAATGACCAACATAAAAAAATACGTAGTCGTTTGGCAGTCGTGAATTCAAGGTTGAAGCGGTTGGATAGAGATATGGAGTTGCAGAATATCCCTTATCTGCTTGTTTATCCTTTGCATACTTTGCAACATTAGTCCAATAATCATAAGTTCCTGTTTTTTCTTCACCACATGCATCGGTTGCTTGATCACCAGTCCCGCTCGCTCTCACATCCCCACTCCCCGGCGCCACATCCACTTCAGGTACCATCGCGTTTGTCGGCAGCACGTAGCGCACTGTCGCATTGGCGAAATAACTCGCAGTCGCATTAGGTGTGAAATCCCCGGTTGCCAGACAAACATTTACCCCGGAACATTTGACCGGCTTACCGGCAAACACCAGCACATCGCCACCATCCGTCTTCTTCCAGATTTTCGGGGTGATGTTCATTCCAGGTATTGAACCCGAAGCAGTTCCGGTAATCGTGTAATGCAACACCGAACTCTCGCTCGTCAGCTTCGCCTGAGCCGTCACGACCACATCCTCATTGGAAGCCGGGCCGGTAGAGTTCTTCATGATACTGAAGTTGATCGCCTGGTTCGGGTTGACGTCATTCTTCTCCGTCTGGATAGTAGTGGTATCCGCGGTGTTGGATGAGCCGAGTTTGCTTAAGGTTCCGACCCACGATTTATCGGAAAGCTGCCGGACCGAGAAGACCGGGATATCGCCAGCGGACATAGTCCGGGGTTCACTCAGGAACAGCTGTTGTTTCGCGGTCACTCCGGCGCTGCACCCAATGTCGGCAAAGCACATGGCCCGGGGCAACGTGGCATTGGCTTCCCGGTACCATGCAGCCTCGTACGCGTCCAGGAAATGCATCTGGGCTCCCGGAGGTGGGATGACCTTGGCCTGGTAGTCAATGGTGCCATCGACATCCGAACCGGAGTCCAGGTAATGAACCCGGGTGACCGGGAGCACGGCCCCGGACGGGAACCGGACCAGGGGGTCATCCTTCTCGTTGGTCCACAAGATCGGCGTTCCGTTCATCTGATGCAGGACCCGGGTCACGCCATGGTGGGTATAGTCAATGGCCAGGTGATTGGGAAGCACCATCACATCGTTCCCGTTGGCATCCTGGATCGCCTTCCCGGGACTGATCGGGCCGGATATATGGAGTTCCTTCGTAGGTTCGCTGAGCGCGATCAGGTAATCCGGGCCAAGTTCGACATCGGTGTAATTCCCGATGATCTCTTTGCCATTTCTCTCAACAGGGTGCCAGGTAAGAG encodes:
- a CDS encoding ABC transporter permease, with protein sequence MNIVYAIWLRSMKRFFRSRSGVIGSVLMPFFVLLFLGIGLNNVVTIPGLGGDYLLFLVPGMVTMSVMFTAVGSGVQILWDRKFGVLKAILVAPVTRLEIMAGQTAGGATNAVLQGCCILIPALLLLGLQIHTPAGIVVTLFFMALTGIGFTAFGIAIASRMEDTTGFQLIMNFVMLPIFGLSGAIFPISSLPSWAAPLTLIDPLTYGVEGMRYGLTGVSQIHPVICLAVIGGFCIASTIAGAYLFRKMK
- a CDS encoding RCC1 domain-containing protein, producing the protein MQNSFHSSPRLSVPGLIFTNAGISGDSCRIPELSCDAIPDFLDHIAGSILLPHKVITLNPNSERQRERTQTVMAPGLLKTCGFFGLVLMVLALIAIPCSAVDGQNSSAREALADTVLENQTGDNPESKVNSTETRAADTDSNNAPSDPASPTAHVENAGDPLTVPANTGVSTEGMAAESVSVKESNIDIFGNTARILKGPAGMDYNSLGSGSAIRWDGSIDTFTDELCQPNYFKGNDWVLVTNNAAINSKGELWDMTCTEKNGVTPDTDLTKTPVRMQKVPRSLTDPIYFTAISPFMVHPYSAFPVIYRKSDGETHLGMHRLGDTLIPENFPTDAGWQMISSNYNHGFALRTNGTFFGWGDNSHHQLDLPKDRTYKQIVVAGNYSVGLSANGGISLAGDPGDQDRLRSAINNINAQNFITIATNNGTAALVTHEGHIWVIGRDLPAGSLTWHPVERNGKEIIGNYTDVELGPDYLIALSEPTKELHISGPISPGKAIQDANGNDVMVLPNHLAIDYTHHGVTRVLHQMNGTPILWTNEKDDPLVRFPSGAVLPVTRVHYLDSGSDVDGTIDYQAKVIPPPGAQMHFLDAYEAAWYREANATLPRAMCFADIGCSAGVTAKQQLFLSEPRTMSAGDIPVFSVRQLSDKSWVGTLSKLGSSNTADTTTIQTEKNDVNPNQAINFSIMKNSTGPASNEDVVVTAQAKLTSESSVLHYTITGTASGSIPGMNITPKIWKKTDGGDVLVFAGKPVKCSGVNVCLATGDFTPNATASYFANATVRYVLPTNAMVPEVDVAPGSGDVRASGTGDQATDACGEEKTGTYDYWTNVAKYAKDKQADKGYSATPYLYPTASTLNSRLPNDYVFFYVGHCEPGVMYSEGDGDKYFTNFSAKNQVGRQLDGLGLSYARFVSFQCCESGATNTNWGNLVEEAYDEGADCVFGFQQTVVRAQPAITYGQTFWDKLKDGKNYNQAHSDAVAALENEPLCPSTSDQRCRYSLHETRGGSACNFNLNSRPGQSTSNNQKSIPPTTERIGLESAYTIAQSYAMQNYPDLWRTSNQVGVINTFNEEINHGDYYDYNFVWRDTLYYPNVNATEYSTITGPSSVRIVLNATGGVEEYSQRKIPLDPTLSLKPILTKEQALTAAREVYHAKKIQELKNITQNGLWVVTPHNDEQHLVWYFEAYGRANRGGIVWVDAHDGQIFEWVD